The following proteins are encoded in a genomic region of Neospora caninum Liverpool complete genome, chromosome XI:
- a CDS encoding HD domain-containing protein, related — MPASSASPSPPLSEASAGGAGSEGTCYCSLLNFLLIVGKLKKLKRTGWKLCEVREPESVAEHSFRAGICAFLLGTDPQSAKLIRENKLDRNKCIKMALVHDLAEALAGDITPHCGVSAEAKRQREREALQKIVQPLPASADSPFLSCDRCRRTATNEQTSGGEVTPPVLPVGEEILSLWEEYEEGTTEEAKYVFDIDKFEMILQAFEYESDPSQAGPSCGPFYHKAQEEAEEKQQPSNKDAHETPAVADEHGPRKRRRVYLPTFYRSTENVFRSDLFRGLDFVLRNRRETLPQVRRAAVMDARDKQDAEK; from the exons ATGCcggcctcttctgcctccccttcacctcctctctccgaggCATCCGCGGGCGGAGCCGGCAGCGAGGGGACTTGCTACTGCTCGTTGTTGAATTTTCTGCTCATTGTCGGGAAGTTGAAGAAACTGAAAAGGACAGGATGGAAGCTCTGCGAAGTGCGCGAACCGGAGAGCGTTGCCGAGCACTCGTTTCGAGCGGGAATTTGCGCCTTCCTGCTTGGGACCGATCCGCAGTCTGCCAAGTTGATTCGCGAAAACAAGTTAGACAGAAACAA ATGCATCAAGATGGCCCTCGTCCACGACCTCGCCGAGGCTCTCGCCGGCGACATTACACCGCACTGTGGTGTGTCGGctgaagcgaagagacagcgcgaacgcgaggcgcTGCAGAAAATCGTACAgcctctccctgcctctgcagattctccttttctttcttgtgACCGGTGTAGAAGAACAGCCACAAACGAGCAGACTTCCGGCGGGGAAGTGACTCCACCGGTGCTGCCTGTAGGCGAGGAAATCCTGTCCCTCTGGGAGGAGTATGAAGAAG GAACTACGGAGGAAGCAAAGTACGTGTTTGACATTGACAAGTTCGAGATGATCCTTCAGGCTTTCGAGTACGAGTCGGATCCTTCTCAGGCCGGGCCTTCCTGCGGGCCGTTTTACCACAAGGcgcaggaggaagcggaagagaaacagcagcCGAGCAATAAGGATGCGCACGAGACACCGGCTGTCGCCGACGAGCACGGCCCCCGGAAAAGACGGCGGGTGTATCTGCCCACGTTTTACCGGTCAACAGAGAACGTGTTTCGCAGTGACCTGTTCAGAGGCCTAGACTTCGTTCTCAGGAACCGACGAGAAACGCTGCCACAGGTGCGGAGGGCCGCAGTGATGGACGCTCGGGACAAGCAAGATGCGGAAAAGTGA
- a CDS encoding SRS domain-containing protein, with protein MQGPKLGGFEVSKGLRYKLSASILVGLACLTGCAAVASGPISCTGSNKFAAVSLEKQGSQVELQCPDSSTLVPEPNSHQFCQNAACTARADLTKIGVWHEVDGEVLTPSRQKTDGYILTLSVNPKESKTLYFQCRQGTKQRGGNIESGQEERTEVTCTFQVAVHGSQAATTAAKEGEPSVTTPWPSLDFLCLTRLSNLPPGRLFVELKG; from the coding sequence ATGCAAGGCCCGAAGTTGGGGGGCTTCGAGGTCTCGAAAGGCCTGCGATACAAACTCAGCGCGTCAATCCTCGTTGGCCTGGCATGCCTGACAGGCTGCGCGGCGGTAGCATCAGGTCCGATTTCCTGCACAGGAAGTAACAAGTTTGCTGCCGTGTCGCTCGAAAAACAAGGAAGTCAAGTCGAACTGCAGTGCCCGGACAGTTCAACTTTGGTTCCAGAACCGAATTCGCACCAGTTCTGCCAAAACGCCGCATGTACCGCAAGGGCAGATTTGACCAAAATAGGGGTGTGGCACGAAGTCGACGGGGAAGTACTCACACCGTCCcgacaaaaaacagacggCTATATCCTCACATTGAGTGTCAATCCCAAAGAATCGAAGACCCTATATTTCCAGTGTCGTCAggggacgaagcagagaggcggaaacaTCGAGTCTGGTcaagaggagaggacagaagTAACTTGCACATTTCAAGTGGCAGTGCACGGTTCACAGGCAGCCACCACTGCAGCAAAAGAAGGTGAGCCGTCTGTAACAACTCCATGGCCGTCGCTGGACTTCTTGTGCCTCACTAGACTCAGCAATCTGCCGCCAGGGAGGCTGTTTGTAGAGTTGAAAGGGTGA